In Vigna angularis cultivar LongXiaoDou No.4 chromosome 8, ASM1680809v1, whole genome shotgun sequence, one DNA window encodes the following:
- the LOC108345588 gene encoding putative glucose-6-phosphate 1-epimerase: MPLNIFHDRDGLPRIILTEPKGSSAEVLLYGGQIVSWKNHRKEELLFMSSKANWKQHKAIRGGISACFARFGDLGSLEQQGFARNRMWSLDRDPSSLPPPLDNHSSVDLILKSTKVDLKTPHSFEFRLRISLSADKLILIPRVRNTDNKAFSFSFALRNYLSGSDISEVRIEGLETLDYFDNLMKRSRFTEQADALTFDGEIDRVYLHSPNKIAIIDHEKKRTFVLQKKGMPDAVVWNPWAKKAKANPDLGDDDYKIMICVSSAAIETPLFLKPSEEWMGYQELSTVSSSYCSGQLDPRKVLYGFH, translated from the exons GTGCTTCTGTATGGAGGGCAGATTGTTTCATGGAAGAATCACAGGAAGGAAGAACTTCTGTTTATGAGCAGTAag GCTAACTGGAAACAGCATAAAGCAATCAGGGGAGGAATATCAGCTTGCTTTGCAAGG TTTGGTGATCTTGGTTCACTTGAACAACAAGGATTTGCAAGAAACAGGATGTGGTCATTGGATAGGGATCCTTCATCTCTTCCTCCTCCCTTAGACAATCACTCATCTGTGGATCTAATATTGAAGTCAACAAAAGTTGATTTAAAGACACCCCACAG TTTTGAGTTCCGGCTTCGCATCTCTCTCAGTGCTGACAAGCTAATTCTGATTCCACGAGTTAGAAACACAGATAACAAagccttttctttctcctttgcACTACGCAACTATTTATCTGGATCAGATATTAG TGAAGTGCGTATTGAAGGATTGGAGACACTTGATTACTTTGACAATCTGATGAAGAGATCACGGTTCACAGAACAGGCAGATGCACTTACATTTGATGGTGAG ATTGATAGAGTGTACTTGCACAGTCCAAATAAAATTGCCATCATAGACCATGAGAAGAAAAGAACTTTTGTACTCCAGAAGAAAGGAATGCCAGATGCAG TGGTGTGGAATCCCTGGGCTAAGAAGGCCAAGGCAAACCCTGATTTGGGAGATGATGATTACAAGATCATGATATGTGTGAGTTCTGCAGCTATTGAAACACCTCTTTTCTTGAAGCCCTCAGAAGAGTGGATGGGATATCAGGAACTCTCTACTGTTTCATCAAGCTACTGCAGTGGACAATTGGATCCTCGCAAGGTTCTTTATGGCTTTCATTGA